AGGTACCTCCTAGAAAGTATTGCCAGCGCACTCCATCCAAGGACCTGCTCACTAACCGGTCCAGGATGTATCCGCCAGGCGGGTTGACCATAATAATACATATATATGCCCTGATCCTATAACCAGGTACTAAATTCATTATAATCGTTTTCGCTGCAAAAAGAAAAGCCAAAATCCATCCGCCCGGCGGAGTCTTTTGGAACCGACACGTATAGCCGGTATGGAGCGGTATTGGCGCATTACACGCCCTCCGCTCCCTCCGGCATTCTTGTTAATCCCTGTATCGCACGCTAGAAGCCGATTGCTCTTCCATCCACCGCCAGCATTGCCTCACCCAGCACCTCCGACAGCGTCGGATGGGCGTGAATGGTCTCACCGACCTCCCAAGGTGTAGCGTCAAGCACCTGGGCCAGTGCGGCTTCACCGATCAGATCGGTGACATGCGGGCCAATCATCTGCACACCGAGAATATCGCCGTTCTTCGCATCGGCCACTACCTTGACGAAGCCGTCTTTCATACCGTAGACGACCGCCTTGCCGATGGCCGAGAACGGGAACTTGCCGGTTACGGTCTCGCGCCCAAGCTGCTTCGCTTCCTTCTCCGTATAACCGACGCTCGCCACCTCCGGCCGTGTATAGACACAGCGTGGAACGAGATGGGTCTCATACGGATGCAGCGCCTCGCCCGCCAGGTGATTGACCGCCCGGATGCCTTCATGGCTGGCCGCATGGGCCAGCTGCAATCCGCCGATGCAGTCCCCGATAGCGTAGATATGCGGCTCCGCTGTCTGCATATTGGCGTTGACCGCAATGACACCTGTGTCGAAGCGGATGTCCGTATTTTCCAGGCCGAGATTCTCGATATTCGCCACGCGTCCAACCGAGACCAGCAGCTTCTCCGCCGTCAGCGTCTTCGCCTGCTCACCCTTGCGGGCTTCAATGGCAATTCCGGCCTCTGAGATCCGGGAGGTCTCCGCATCCACCGTGGTTCCGGTGAGCACCGTAACCCCGCGCTTCTTAAGCAGACGCAGCAGCTCGCGGGCTACCTCTTCATCCTCCTGCGGCAGCAGCTGTCCGGCAGCCTCCACCACCGTCACCTGCACCCCGAAGTCAGCCAGCATTGAAGCCCACTCTACACCGATCACTCCGCCGCCAACGATGATGATGGATGCCGGCAGCTCCGTAAGCGTCAACGCTTCCTCACTGCTCAGAATCACCTTGCCGTCCGGCTGAAGGCCCGGCAGAACACGCGGACGCGAGCCGGTTGCAATGATGAGATTCGTAGAGACCACGGTCTCCATCTCGCCATCCTCCAGCTCCACGGCCACCGCGCCGCTGCGCGGAGAGAAGATGGAAGGGCCGATAATCCGGCCTTTGCCCTTCACCACCTGAATCTTGTGCTTCCGCATCAAGTACTGCACTCCCTGGTGAAGCTGCTCGACGATTGCTTCCTTGCGCTGCTGCACCTTGGGAAAGACCAGCTCTACGCCGGCCGTCTCTATACCGTAGC
This region of Paenibacillus sp. FSL K6-1096 genomic DNA includes:
- the lpdA gene encoding dihydrolipoyl dehydrogenase; amino-acid sequence: MTMTCDVAILGGGTGGYVAAIRAAQLGKSVIVIEMDKLGGTCLHRGCIPSKSLLRSAEVLAEINESESYGIETAGVELVFPKVQQRKEAIVEQLHQGVQYLMRKHKIQVVKGKGRIIGPSIFSPRSGAVAVELEDGEMETVVSTNLIIATGSRPRVLPGLQPDGKVILSSEEALTLTELPASIIIVGGGVIGVEWASMLADFGVQVTVVEAAGQLLPQEDEEVARELLRLLKKRGVTVLTGTTVDAETSRISEAGIAIEARKGEQAKTLTAEKLLVSVGRVANIENLGLENTDIRFDTGVIAVNANMQTAEPHIYAIGDCIGGLQLAHAASHEGIRAVNHLAGEALHPYETHLVPRCVYTRPEVASVGYTEKEAKQLGRETVTGKFPFSAIGKAVVYGMKDGFVKVVADAKNGDILGVQMIGPHVTDLIGEAALAQVLDATPWEVGETIHAHPTLSEVLGEAMLAVDGRAIGF